One Bifidobacterium angulatum DSM 20098 = JCM 7096 DNA window includes the following coding sequences:
- a CDS encoding asparaginase, whose protein sequence is MRIHITYTGGTIGMIDSPNGLIPGADMRGWLLRLLEDAHMDSDLFSFTELDPLIDSSNATPSNWQTMIDDLKAHRDEADAFVVLHGTDTMSYSSAALSYALTDFGKPIIFTGSQHPLGKIESDATANVTGALNAAMSERMNGVGLFFGHHLFAGNRVSKSSSWAFEGFSAPSTGPLARTGTPWHWYAGGTLAGEGWKDPKPYTRHDVAVIDMAPGITAARLEAMLTPRPEAAILRAYGVGDIPSDEPGLTDVIADALHDGVPVIIASQCQQAEVLLGHYEVSDAIARAGAIGSGDMTLEAAYAKVMFLLSQGVDAADFGTWMTRSIAGEISPASTL, encoded by the coding sequence TTGCGTATTCACATCACGTACACCGGCGGCACCATCGGCATGATCGATTCGCCCAACGGCTTGATTCCTGGCGCGGACATGCGCGGCTGGCTGCTTCGCCTGCTCGAGGACGCGCATATGGACAGCGACCTGTTCTCGTTCACCGAGCTTGATCCGCTGATCGATTCGTCGAATGCCACGCCAAGCAACTGGCAGACCATGATCGACGATCTCAAGGCGCACCGCGACGAGGCCGACGCATTCGTGGTGCTGCACGGCACCGACACGATGAGCTATTCGAGTGCCGCGCTCTCCTACGCGCTCACCGATTTCGGCAAGCCGATCATCTTCACCGGCTCCCAGCACCCGCTGGGCAAAATCGAATCGGATGCCACCGCCAACGTGACCGGCGCGCTGAACGCCGCGATGAGCGAGCGCATGAACGGTGTCGGACTGTTCTTCGGCCATCACCTGTTCGCGGGCAACCGTGTGAGCAAGTCGTCGAGTTGGGCGTTCGAGGGGTTCTCCGCACCGTCGACCGGCCCGCTGGCCCGTACCGGAACGCCGTGGCACTGGTATGCCGGCGGCACGCTGGCTGGCGAAGGGTGGAAGGATCCCAAGCCGTATACGCGGCATGATGTGGCCGTGATCGACATGGCACCGGGCATTACCGCCGCACGTCTCGAGGCGATGCTCACGCCACGCCCGGAGGCTGCGATTCTGCGCGCATATGGCGTAGGCGATATTCCAAGCGACGAGCCGGGACTGACGGATGTGATCGCCGATGCGCTGCACGACGGTGTGCCGGTGATCATCGCCTCGCAATGCCAGCAGGCGGAGGTGTTGCTGGGACATTACGAGGTGAGCGACGCCATCGCGCGTGCCGGTGCGATCGGTTCGGGCGATATGACGCTTGAGGCAGCGTATGCGAAGGTGATGTTCCTGCTCTCGCAGGGCGTGGATGCGGCTGATTTCGGCACGTGGATGACGCGCTCCATCGCCGGTGAGATTTCGCCGGCCTCCACGCTGTAA
- a CDS encoding heavy metal translocating P-type ATPase, translating into MKHVSSFFTKLFQACKLVPMLPVTVLAAIPVALLWNARPWKHFFWSVNPSIGQWIVIAMVVYTAFDSLKGMIEDIRKGYVGVDVLVIVAILSTIAVREYWAGWAIVLMVYSGEAIEEYAQDKAKGNLTSLMEAAPVIAHVVNLPGIGSNAGHINGSGRQNTGDSGFRSVGEGEIQQIQSSSSHFETVPVDKVRMGDVLVVLPGETVPVDGELLSDSATLDLSNINGEPVPREVFAGARVLSGAVNGSSTLTMRATQLARDSQYQRILGLVSSAQSSRATVVRVADLLAVPFTVVAFLIAGFAWICSGVPMRFAQVLVIATPCPLLIAAPVAYIAGTGRLAKSGILIKTQEVLETLGRVSHIFFDKTGTLTVKKPQVVRVDMRGGSHTNGMTGDDGLDEDVILLSAGVLETYSVHILAQGIVNAGQDAVTRLAERYADSGRRLPGSDWDGHDIEHPVVKGVSEDSGKGLSGMVNGRMIRIGRYAYVTEGEHGVPTNPADVFTTPLAADEMATFVSINGRLAARIVMKDIPRANAKESLERLRSLGVRRLSMLTGDKAASANIIAKEVGISDVRAELFPEDKLAAVKNASKEEAPEQPWWDRLIQKLTGESITRSITMMVGDGVNDAPVLASADIGMAITDGTSTAASESAQVVIMNDDIACVPRAIAISRRTKRIMLQSVVVGLSLSIIAMLCAAFNLIPVVVGAFLQEAIDVVSILWALTALIDKD; encoded by the coding sequence ATGAAACACGTATCGTCATTCTTTACCAAACTATTCCAGGCATGCAAACTCGTGCCAATGCTCCCCGTCACCGTATTGGCAGCCATTCCCGTGGCATTGCTGTGGAATGCACGGCCATGGAAACATTTCTTCTGGAGCGTGAACCCCTCGATCGGCCAGTGGATTGTGATCGCCATGGTCGTCTACACGGCATTCGACTCGCTCAAAGGCATGATCGAAGATATCCGCAAAGGGTACGTCGGCGTCGACGTGCTGGTGATCGTCGCGATCCTATCGACCATCGCCGTACGCGAATACTGGGCCGGCTGGGCGATCGTGCTCATGGTGTATTCCGGCGAGGCGATCGAGGAATACGCGCAAGACAAAGCCAAAGGCAACCTGACCTCGTTGATGGAGGCCGCTCCGGTCATCGCACACGTGGTCAACCTTCCCGGCATCGGCTCGAACGCCGGGCATATCAACGGTTCCGGCCGGCAGAATACCGGTGACTCAGGGTTCAGGTCGGTAGGCGAAGGCGAGATCCAGCAGATTCAATCCTCCAGCTCCCATTTCGAAACAGTGCCGGTCGACAAGGTGCGTATGGGTGACGTGCTCGTCGTATTGCCGGGCGAAACAGTGCCGGTGGATGGCGAACTGCTGTCCGACTCTGCAACACTCGATTTAAGCAACATCAACGGCGAACCGGTGCCGCGCGAGGTATTCGCCGGCGCTCGCGTGCTTTCCGGCGCAGTCAACGGTTCGTCCACGCTCACCATGCGTGCCACTCAGTTGGCGCGTGATTCGCAGTATCAGCGCATTCTCGGACTTGTCTCCTCTGCGCAAAGCTCGCGTGCCACGGTCGTGCGTGTGGCCGATCTGCTTGCCGTGCCGTTCACCGTGGTAGCGTTCCTGATCGCCGGATTCGCATGGATCTGCTCCGGCGTGCCGATGCGTTTCGCGCAGGTGCTGGTCATCGCCACCCCATGCCCGCTGCTTATCGCCGCTCCTGTCGCCTATATCGCCGGCACCGGGCGTCTTGCCAAATCCGGCATTCTGATCAAAACGCAGGAAGTATTGGAAACGCTGGGGCGTGTGAGCCATATCTTCTTCGACAAGACCGGCACGTTGACCGTGAAGAAACCGCAGGTGGTGCGCGTGGATATGCGCGGCGGTTCGCATACGAACGGCATGACAGGCGACGACGGACTCGACGAGGATGTGATCCTGCTGTCGGCGGGCGTGCTGGAAACGTATTCGGTGCATATTCTCGCCCAGGGCATTGTGAACGCTGGCCAGGATGCGGTTACACGCCTGGCCGAACGTTACGCCGACAGCGGCAGACGCCTGCCCGGCTCCGATTGGGACGGACATGACATCGAGCACCCGGTGGTCAAGGGCGTATCGGAGGATTCCGGCAAGGGACTGAGTGGCATGGTCAACGGTCGCATGATTCGCATAGGGCGGTATGCCTACGTCACCGAAGGCGAACATGGTGTGCCAACGAATCCCGCAGACGTGTTCACCACGCCGCTCGCCGCCGACGAAATGGCCACGTTCGTATCCATCAACGGCAGGCTTGCCGCGCGTATCGTAATGAAGGACATTCCGCGTGCCAATGCGAAGGAATCGTTGGAACGCCTGCGTTCCCTCGGTGTCAGGCGGCTGTCCATGCTGACCGGCGACAAGGCGGCGTCCGCCAACATCATCGCCAAGGAGGTCGGCATCAGCGACGTGCGCGCCGAACTGTTCCCCGAAGACAAGCTCGCCGCAGTAAAGAACGCATCCAAGGAGGAGGCGCCCGAACAGCCGTGGTGGGATCGGCTCATTCAGAAGCTGACCGGCGAATCGATCACCCGGTCCATCACCATGATGGTGGGCGACGGCGTGAACGACGCCCCCGTGCTGGCCTCCGCCGACATCGGCATGGCGATCACCGACGGCACGTCCACGGCCGCATCCGAATCGGCGCAGGTGGTCATCATGAACGACGATATCGCCTGCGTACCGCGTGCGATCGCGATTTCGCGCCGCACCAAGCGCATCATGCTGCAGTCCGTGGTCGTGGGCCTGTCGCTGTCGATCATCGCGATGCTGTGCGCCGCGTTCAACCTGATTCCGGTGGTGGTTGGCGCCTTCCTGCAGGAGGCGATCGATGTGGTGAGCATCCTGTGGGCGCTTACTGCGCTGATCGACAAGGACTGA